In Tamandua tetradactyla isolate mTamTet1 chromosome 7, mTamTet1.pri, whole genome shotgun sequence, the following are encoded in one genomic region:
- the CPT1B gene encoding carnitine O-palmitoyltransferase 1, muscle isoform isoform X3, translating to MAEAHQAVAFQFTVTPDGVDFRLSREALKHIYLSGINSWKKRLIRIKNGVLRGVYPGSPTSWLVVVMATVGSSYCSVDLSMGLVSWIQRCIPDSLHILPRWGTHQSPQARVLVSMVVFSTGVWAAGIFFFRQTLKLLLSYHGWMFEMHGKASHSTRIWAICVRLLSSRRPMLYSFQTSLPKLPVPSVPATVQRYLESVRPLLDDEEYYRMETLAKEFQDKTAPRLQKYLVLKSWWATNYVSDWWEEYVYLRGRSPLMVNSNYYVMDFVLVKTTEVQAARLGNIIHAMIMYRRKLDREEIKPVMALGIVPMCSAQMERMFNTTRIPGKDTDVLQHLVDSRHVAVYHRGRFFKVWLYEGSRLLRPRDLELQIQRILDDPSPPQPGEERLAALTAGGRVEWAEARRAFFSCGKNRAALDAIERAAFFVALDEESHGYDPDDEASLSLYGKALLHGSCYNRWFDKSFTLIAFKNGRLGLNTEHAWADAPIIGHLWEFVLATDTFHLGYTENGHCLGSPNLSLPPPQRLQWDIPTECQAVIESSYQVARALAEDVELYCFQFLPFGKGLIKKCRTSPDAFVQIALQLAHFRDRGRFCLTYEASMTRMFREGRTETVRSCTSESAAFVQAMMKAHSMKADLQELFRKASEKHQNMYRLAMTGAGIDRHLFCLYVVSKYLGVSSPFLAEVLAEPWRLSTSQIAQFQIRMFDPNQYPNHLGAGGGFGPGPTPRLLSLATLDLAYQSQALPADILLPAGSSGRRPPRRSR from the exons ATGGCGGAAGCGCACCAGGCTGTGGCCTTCCAGTTCACCGTGACCCCAGACGGGGTCGACTTCCGGCTCAGTCGGGAGGCCCTGAAGCATATCTACCTGTCGGGGATCAACTCCTGGAAGAAACGCCTGATTCGCATCAAG AACGGTGTGCTGAGAGGCGTGTACCCCGGCAGCCCCACCAGCTGGCTGGTCGTCGTCATGGCAACGGTGGGGTCTTCCTACTGCAGCGTGGACCTCTCCATGGGGCTGGTCAGTTGGATCCAGAGATGCATTCCTGATAG CCTTCACATTCTCCCCAGGTGGGGCACCCACCAGAGCCCGCAGGCCCGGGTACTCGTCAGCATGGTGGTCTTCTCCACTGGGGTCTGGGCCGCCGGCATTTTCTTCTTCCGTCAGACCCTGAAGCTCCTGCTCTCCTACCACGGTTGGATGTTTGAGATGCATGGCAAGGCCAGCCACTCCACCAGGATCTGGGCT ATCTGTGTTCGGCTTCTGTCCAGCCGGCGGCCCATGCTCTACAGCTTTCAGACATCTCTGCCCAAGCTCCCCGTGCCCAGTGTGCCTGCCACTGTCCAGCGG TACCTGGAGTCAGTGCGGCCTTTGTTGGATGATGAGGAATATTACCGCATGGAGACACTTGCTAAAGAATTCCAGGACAAGACTGCCCCAAGGCTGCAGAAGTACCTGGTCCTCAAATCTTGGTGGGCAACCAACTAC GTGAGTGACTGGTGGGAAGAGTACGTGTACCTTCGAGGCAGGAGCCCCCTCATGGTGAACAGCAACTACTACGTCATG GACTTTGTGCTCGTCAAGACCACAGAGGTGCAGGCTGCCCGCTTGGGAAATATCATCCATGCCATGATCATGTATCGCCGCAAGCTGGACCGAGAGGAGATCAAGCCC GTGATGGCCCTGGGCATTGTGCCCATGTGCTCTGCCCAGATGGAGCGAATGTTCAACACCACTCGGATTCCAGGCAAGGATACAG ATGTCCTGCAGCACCTTGTGGACAGCAGGCACGTGGCCGTCTACCACAGGGGCCGCTTCTTCAAGGTGTGGCTCTACGAGGGCTCCCGCCTGCTCAGGCCCCGGGACTTGGAGCTGCAGATTCAGAGGATTCTGGATGACCCCTCACCGCCACAGCCAGGGGAGGAGCGATTGGCAGCCCTCACCGCTGGTGGAAG GGTGGAGTGGGCAGAGGCACGCCGGGCTTTCTTCAGCTGTGGCAAGAACAGGGCGGCGCTTGACGCCATCGAGCGGGCGGCCTTCTTCGTGGCTCTGGATGAAGAGTCGCACGGCTACGATCCTGATGACGAGGCCAGCCTCAGCCTCTATGGCAAGGCCCTGCTGCATGGCAGCTGCTACAATAG GTGGTTCGACAAGTCTTTCACGCTCATCGCCTTCAAAAACGGCCGCTTGGGCCTCAACACGGAACACGCATGGGCAGATGCTCCCATCATAGGGCACCTGTGGGAG TTTGTGCTGGCCACCGATACCTTCCACCTGGGGTACACAGAGAACGGGCACTGCCTGGGCAGCCCAAACCTCTCATTGCCACCTCCTCAGCGACTGCAGTGGGACATCCCCACGGAG TGCCAGGCAGTCATCGAGAGCTCCTACCAGGTGGCCAGGGCCCTGGCAGAGGATGTGGAGTTGTACTGCTTCCAGTTCCTGCCCTTCGGCAAAGGCCTCATCAAGAAGTGCCGGACCAGCCCTGATGCCTTCGTGCAGATTGCCCTGCAGCTGGCCCACTTCCGG GACAGGGGCAGGTTCTGTCTGACCTACGAGGCCTCAATGACCAGGATGTTCCGGGAGGGGCGGACCGAGACCGTGCGGTCCTGCACCAGTGAGTCTGCAGCCTTTGTGCAGGCCATGATGAAAGCCCACTCGATG AAAGCAGACCTCCAGGAGCTCTTTCGGAAGGCATCTGAGAAGCATCAGAACATGTACCGCCTGGCCATGACTGGGGCTGGCATTGATAGGCACCTCTTCTGCCTCTACGTTGTCTCCAAGTATCTGGGTGTCTCGTCTCCTTTCCTGGCTGAG GTGCTCGCAGAACCCTGGCGCCTCTCCACCAGCCAGATAGCGCAATTCCAGATCCGCATGTTTGACCCCAACCAGTACCCTAATCACCTAGGCGCCGGAGGTGGCTTTGGCCCT GGGCCAACACCCCGACTGCTCTCTTTGGCCACTCTGGACCTTGCTTATCAGAGTCAGGCCCTTCCTGCTGACATATTATTGCCGGCCGGCTCATCAGGCCGGAGACCGCCTCGGAGAAGCAG GTAG